The following nucleotide sequence is from Gemmatimonadota bacterium.
GCCACGACCGCCTTTCTTGCGCGCGAGATGCTGGCGCCCGAACTTCCGCTCAAGGTCATCACGACGCTGCACGGCACCGACATCACCCTGGTGGGTCAGGAGGCATCGTTCTACGCGATCACCAAGTTCTCGATCGAGCGATCCGATGGTGTCACGGCCGTCTCGGCGTTCCTGCGCGACGAGACCTACCGTGCCTTCGGGTGCGTGTCGTGTGATCTCGCCGTCATTCCGAATTTCGTGAACCTCGCCGAGTACCACCCCGGTGCGGTGACCAAGGGGAGCGTGCTCGCGCCGGCGGGGCACAAGGTGCTCTCGCACATCTCCAACTTCCGCGAAGTGAAGCGGGTGAAGGATGTAGTCCGGATCTTCGCGCGCGTGCGACGCGCCATCCCCAGCACGCTGGTGATGGTCGGTGACGGCCCTGAACGCCTCGACGCCGAGCGGGAGGCCCGTGAGCTCGGCGTCGCCGACGACGTGCGCTTTCTTGGCCGGCTCGACACGGTGGCGCCGATTCTCGCGGCGACCGATCTCTTCCTGCTTCCCTCGCAGACCGAGTCGTTCGGGCTCGCCGCCCTCGAGGCGATGGCCTGCGGCGCGCCGGTGCTCGCGTCACGCATCGGCGGGCTTCCCGAAGTGGTGGTCGACGGCGTCAACGGGATTCTCGAGCCGCCGGGTTCGGTGGAAGCAATGGCCCGTCGCGCCATCGACATGCTGAAGGATCGCAATCGCCATGAGGCGATGCGCGAAGCAGCCGTGGCACGGGCGGCCGAATTCTCCGCGGATGTCGTCGTGCCTCAGTATGAAGCCTTCTACCGCCAGGTCCTCGGTCGCTGATGCTTTTTGCCCCGATCATCATTGCCATCATTCTCGGTCTCGTCGAAGGCGCGACCGAATTTCTGCCGGTCTCCTCGACCGGCCACCTCATTGTCGTCGGCGGCCTGCTCAACTTCACCGGCCAGCGTGCCGCGACGTTCGAGATCGTCATCCAGCTCGGCGCAATCCTCGCAGTCATCTGGCACTACCGGGCGACGCTCTGGCATCTCGTCACGCGGTTGGTTGGAGACCCGGCCGAGCGGCGACTGGCGGGCAATCTCGTCCTGGCGTTTCTCCCCGCGGCGATCATCGGTTTGCTGGCACACGACTGGATCAAGGCGAATCTCTTCTCACCCACTACGGTCGCCGCCGCGTTGATTGTCGGTGGCGTGATCATGCTGGTGCTCGAGTGGTTCCGGCCCGCCGTGACGACCGGAACCATTCGTGATATCACACCACGGCAGGCCCTCGGCATCGGCTTCGCGCAGGTGCTCTCGATGGTCCCGG
It contains:
- the bshA gene encoding N-acetyl-alpha-D-glucosaminyl L-malate synthase BshA; amino-acid sequence: MKIGITCYPTYGGSGAMATELGLDLARRGHEVHFITFDSPFRLRGYAERTYFHEVDTAMSHYPLFEHYPYTLALASRQYEVALQEKLDLLHVHYAIPHATTAFLAREMLAPELPLKVITTLHGTDITLVGQEASFYAITKFSIERSDGVTAVSAFLRDETYRAFGCVSCDLAVIPNFVNLAEYHPGAVTKGSVLAPAGHKVLSHISNFREVKRVKDVVRIFARVRRAIPSTLVMVGDGPERLDAEREARELGVADDVRFLGRLDTVAPILAATDLFLLPSQTESFGLAALEAMACGAPVLASRIGGLPEVVVDGVNGILEPPGSVEAMARRAIDMLKDRNRHEAMREAAVARAAEFSADVVVPQYEAFYRQVLGR
- a CDS encoding undecaprenyl-diphosphate phosphatase, whose amino-acid sequence is MLFAPIIIAIILGLVEGATEFLPVSSTGHLIVVGGLLNFTGQRAATFEIVIQLGAILAVIWHYRATLWHLVTRLVGDPAERRLAGNLVLAFLPAAIIGLLAHDWIKANLFSPTTVAAALIVGGVIMLVLEWFRPAVTTGTIRDITPRQALGIGFAQVLSMVPGTSRAAATILGGYGLGLSRPAATEFSFLLAIPTIVGAAGLDLVKSRDLLTMADLPMFAVGTLVAFVAALGVIRGFLRFIERHSFVAFAWYRIAFGGLLALLFAMRAM